One window of Pelmatolapia mariae isolate MD_Pm_ZW linkage group LG18, Pm_UMD_F_2, whole genome shotgun sequence genomic DNA carries:
- the cdc34b gene encoding cell division cycle 34 homolog (S. cerevisiae) b encodes MAQPDAPHVASSQKALMLELKSLQEEPVEGFKITLVDEADLYNWEVAIFGPPNTHYEGGYFKARIKFPLDYPYSPPAFRFLTKMWHPNIYENGDVCISILHPPVDDPQSGELPSERWNPTQNVRTILLSVISLLNEPNTFSPANVDASVMYRKWRDSKGKDREYVEIIRKQVLATKAEAERDGVKVPTTLAEYCVRTRAPAPDEGSDLFYDYCYDEDDVEGEDGDCCYDEDDSGNEES; translated from the exons aTGGCGCAACCCGACGCCCCTCATGTAGCCAGTTCACAGAAAGCACTCATGCTGGAACTGAAGAGCCTTCAGGAGGAGCCCGTGGAGGGATTCAAAATAACACTGGTGGACGAGGCTGATTTATACAACTGGGAAGTGGCCATTTTTGGACCACCAAACACTCACTATGAAGGGGGATATTTCAAG GCTCGAATCAAGTTTCCTCTAGACTACCCTTACTCCCCTCCGGCTTTCCGCTTCCTCACCAAGATGTGGCACCCCAACATCTATGAG AATGGAGATGTGTGTATTTCTATACTGCACCCTCCAGTGGACGACCCACAGAGCGGAGAGCTGCCTTCAGAGAGATGGAATCCCACCCAGAACGTCCG GACCATTCTGCTGAGTGTGATCTCACTGCTGAATGAACCCAACACCTTTTCTCCTGCCAATGTGGACGCGTCTGTCATGTACCGCAAATGGAGAGACAGCAAAGGCAAAGACCGGGAGTATGTGGAGATCATCAG AAAACAAGTGTTGGCTACCAAGGCTGAAGCTGAGCGCGATGGCGTGAAAGTGCCCACTACGCTGGCGGAGTACTGCGTCCGCACACGCGCCCCAGCCCCCGACGAAGGCTCCGACCTCTTCTATGACTATTGCTACGACGAAGACGACGTGGAAGGCGAGGATGGCGACTGTTGCTATGACGAAGACGACTCAGGCAATGAGGAGTCCTGA
- the sirt6 gene encoding NAD-dependent protein deacetylase sirtuin-6, with protein sequence MSVNYAAGLTPYANKGVCGLPEHFDSPEELKAKLETLAQLIKESQYLVVHSGAGISTSAGIPDFRGPKGVWTLEEKGESPHFDTTFEDARPSLTHMALLGLQRAGYLKYLISQNVDGLHVRSGFPRDLLSELHGNMFVEECEKCGRQYVREKVIGVMGLKPTGRYCEVVRSRGLRACRGKLISTILDWEDALPDRDLNKADDASRRADLALTLGTSLQIKPSGDLPLLTKRKGGKLVIVNLQPTKHDKHAHLRIHGYVDDVMKQLMELLGLEIPKWDGPTVCESSTATTETTADVKPPRGVTAKEKVEKNFVKEERKREASQLTDDGSVKEETVSVKRERADLPVEINEEK encoded by the exons ATGTCTGTGAATTATGCAGCTGGACTCACGCCGTACGCAAACAAAGGTGTCTGCGGACTTCCTGAG CACTTCGATAGTCCTGAGGAGCTGAAGGCCAAGTTGGAGACTCTAGCTCAGCTGATTAAAGAATCTCAGTACTTGGTTGTCCACTCGGGAGCTGGGATCAGCACCTCGGCGGGTATCCCCGACTTCAG ggGTCCCAAGGGTGTGTGGACTCTTGAAGAAAAGGGTGAGTCACCTCATTTTGATACCACATTTGAAGATGCTCGCCCGAGCTTAACTCACATGGCTCTCCTGGGACTGCAGAGGGCAGGGTACCTCAAATATCTCATCAGCCAGAATGTGGACGGCCTGCATGTGCGATCAGGCTTCCCCAG GGATTTGTTATCAGAGCTTCATGGGAACATGTTTGTGGAGGAGTGTGAGAAGTGTGGCAG GCAGTACGTCCGAGAAAAGGTGATCGGTGTGATGGGCCTGAAACCGACAGGACGCTACTGTGAGGTGGTACGATCCAGGGGGCTCAGAGCGTGCAG AGGGAAGCTGATCAGCACTATACTTGACTGGGAGGATGCTCTTCCTGACAGAGACCTGAACAAAGCAGATGACGCAAGCAG ACGAGCGGACCTGGCTCTGACTCTGGGCACGTCCCTGCAGATCAAACCCAGTGGAGACCTCCCACTCCTCACCAAGCGCAAGGGTGGCAAACTGGTTATTGTCAACCTGCAGCCGACCAAACAT GACAAGCATGCACACCTGCGTATCCATGGTTATGTGGACGACGTCATGAAACAGCTGATGGAGCTGCTGGGACTGGAAATCCCAAAGTGGGATGGACCAACTGTCTGCGAGAGCTCCACAGCTACCACTGAGACCACCGCCGATGTCAAACCACCGCGTGGTGTTACTGCGAAGGAAAAGGTGGAAAAGAACTTCGTTaaggaggagaggaaaagagaagCTTCACAGCTAACAGACGATGGAAGCGTTAAGGAGGAGACAGTTTCAGTAAAGAGGGAGAGAGCGGACCTCCCGGTGGAGATAAATGAAGAGAAATAG